The following coding sequences lie in one Globicephala melas chromosome 15, mGloMel1.2, whole genome shotgun sequence genomic window:
- the FNDC11 gene encoding fibronectin type III domain-containing protein 11, translating into MATRGTPRRKAGHAGSAHSRQHCSARCTTKDSELAGDRLDPDRMKLDSPQCLLDQEEAGEAGDRQLLEPETWRTYAERRIALRKFLTADLSPQLLKRHHAHVELLRKCSYYIEILPKHLALGDQNPRVLPTTFQFIEPQKFQRMKKVGATQAKIQLLLLGELLEQLGHGRSELDALLESPDPQPFLAGWGLVEQRLADLSAVMESFLATMVPGRLHIKHRLVSDINATKIPNLQVTLSAKTPVTFDRKESVAHEDWASLRWSVTLQPAAPEQFELRYKLLDPQTQQERVQYSIIPVAAYAFDVPNLLPNRSYEFTIKRVEGYTLVYEPWLDSLTLQTGPRALEGPAPRRLGKLGPALTTPS; encoded by the exons ATGGCAACCCGCGGAACGCCGCGGCGCAAGGCTGGGCACGCCGGCTCAGCGCACAGTCGGCAGCACTGCTCCGCCCGCTGCACGACGAAAG ACAGTGAACTTGCCGGTGACAGGCTGGACCCGGACAGAATGAAGCTGGACAGCCCTCAGTGCCTCCTGGACCAGGAGGAGGCGGGGGAGGCCGGGGATCGGCAGCTGCTAGAGCCCGAGACGTGGCGGACGTACGCGGAGCGCCGCATCGCTCTGCGCAAGTTCCTGACCGCGGACCTGAGCCCCCAGCTGCTCAAGCGCCACCACGCCCACGTGGAGCTCCTCAGGAAGTGCTCCTACTACATCGAGATCCTCCCCAAGCACCTGGCGCTGGGCGACCAGAACCCGCGGGTGCTGCCCACCACGTTCCAGTTCATCGAGCCCCAGAAGTTCCAGCGCATGAAGAAGGTGGGCGCGACCCAGGCCAAGATCCAGCTCCTGCTGCTAGGGGAGCtgctggagcagctgggccacgGCCGCTCTGAGCTGGACGCCCTGCTCGAGTCACCGGACCCTCAGCCCTTCCTGGCAGGCTGGGGGCTCGTGGAGCAGCGGCTGGCAGACCTGTCGGCCGTCATGGAGAGTTTCCTGGCCACGATGGTGCCAGGGCGTCTGCACATCAAACACCGCCTGGTGTCTGACATCAACGCCACCAAGATTCCCAACCTCCAGGTCACGCTGAGCGCCAAGACGCCCGTCACGTTCGACCGCAAGGAGTCGGTGGCCCACGAGGACTGGGCCAGCCTGCGCTGGTCTGTCACGCTCCAGCCGGCCGCGCCAGAGCAGTTTGAGCTGCGCTACAAGCTGCTGGACCCGCAGACACAGCAGGAGCGCGTGCAGTATAGCATCATCCCCGTGGCCGCCTACGCCTTCGACGTCCCCAACCTGCTGCCCAACCGCTCCTACGAGTTCACCATCAAGAGGGTGGAGGGCTACACGCTGGTGTACGAGCCCTGGCTGGACAGCCTCACCCTGCAGACCGGGCCGAGGGCCCTTGAAGGGCCCGCCCCCCGGCGGCTGGGCAAGCTAGGCCCGGCCCTGACCACACCTTCCTAG